Proteins found in one Brevibacillus brevis genomic segment:
- a CDS encoding NEW3 domain-containing protein: MSKGKLAKLYTITTAAVLATSLIMPVAPETAHADRGVVDLWKAIKPLTTIASAMNTGAHPDDEHSSMLAYLSLGKGVDTSSVIANRGEGGQNEIGSELGNALGIIRTRELQEASKITNIHLENLSEKIDDPIFDFGFSKSPDETLQKWGEDVAYEKLIRRIRTLRPDVVIPAFLNEPSTHGHHRAINVITVRAFKDAADPNVFPQHAKEGLATWQVKKLYLPAKEQDYSVKVPVGDYDEIYGASYVQLGEESRFMHKSQGMGRHYDEGPSFNYYKLDQSIVETKDKEADFFEGIAYSFDDLAKEVASQSGGEKVAGELKKLQKDAAEVIAAYPSFASVAKEAHEMLADVEKATAAVEASSLPTDTKTDLRHRLGVKKSQLNKASAEALSLVTKVKPETTELVAGQTTKVTVTAYNGGQAKVGKINLALNVPKGWQAKPQSTTSFSSLGYNQTVKTTFDVSVPSDAALFQPYAAPAITADVSYSFAGSTANSHVTPADAIAVLPSFSMVLSPNATVLNTQKPEEPIPVKVTVKNYNPGAAKTTISLDVPKGWSVEPQAAPLAFEAKGETKSVAFTVKADASVQPDKYTVTAVASGSGKESRHGAQVIRYPHIGTTYFVQPATLAIQAFDLKVPEGLKVGYVSSGFDNIDQYLSQLGVDVTNLSAKDIESGDLDQYDTIVLGIRAYGFRPELIPSNARLLKYVENGGNLVVQYHKPEDKWKPELAPYPIKIGAPLIQWRVTDENSKVTVLAPDHALFHSPNKITEKDWDNWIQDRSAYNPSEWGKEYTELISNGDEGEKEFTGTYLTAKYGKGTYTYSSLVWYREIPSLVPGAIRLFVNMISPQQ; this comes from the coding sequence TTGAGTAAGGGGAAACTTGCCAAGCTGTACACGATTACGACTGCAGCGGTGCTAGCCACGAGTCTGATTATGCCGGTAGCACCCGAGACCGCCCATGCGGACCGCGGGGTTGTCGACCTGTGGAAAGCCATCAAGCCGCTCACCACGATTGCCAGTGCGATGAACACCGGAGCACATCCGGACGATGAGCACAGTTCGATGCTCGCGTACTTGTCGCTTGGCAAAGGGGTGGACACATCCAGTGTCATTGCGAACCGAGGCGAGGGAGGACAGAACGAGATAGGCAGCGAGCTGGGTAATGCGCTGGGGATCATTCGTACCCGCGAATTGCAGGAAGCTTCCAAAATCACGAACATCCATCTGGAGAACCTCAGTGAAAAAATCGACGACCCTATTTTTGACTTCGGCTTTTCCAAAAGCCCGGATGAAACCTTGCAAAAATGGGGCGAGGATGTCGCGTACGAAAAGCTCATCCGCCGTATCCGGACACTGAGACCTGATGTCGTGATTCCCGCATTTTTGAACGAACCTTCGACTCACGGTCATCATCGCGCGATTAATGTCATTACAGTACGGGCATTCAAGGATGCCGCAGATCCAAACGTTTTTCCACAGCATGCAAAAGAAGGCTTGGCTACTTGGCAGGTGAAGAAGCTGTATCTGCCTGCAAAGGAACAGGATTACTCGGTCAAAGTGCCTGTTGGCGACTATGACGAAATTTATGGGGCCTCTTACGTCCAACTCGGCGAAGAATCCCGGTTTATGCACAAGAGTCAGGGGATGGGACGTCACTATGACGAGGGACCTAGCTTCAATTATTACAAGCTCGATCAATCCATCGTAGAGACAAAAGACAAGGAAGCAGACTTTTTTGAGGGAATCGCCTATTCGTTTGACGATTTAGCGAAGGAAGTGGCCAGCCAGTCTGGCGGGGAAAAAGTCGCGGGTGAACTGAAAAAGCTGCAAAAGGATGCCGCAGAGGTCATTGCTGCGTACCCAAGCTTTGCCTCCGTAGCCAAGGAAGCGCATGAGATGCTGGCGGATGTGGAAAAAGCGACGGCAGCAGTCGAAGCCTCCTCCTTGCCAACTGACACGAAAACAGACTTGCGCCATCGTTTGGGAGTGAAGAAATCCCAGCTGAACAAAGCTAGTGCCGAAGCGCTCTCGCTCGTAACCAAAGTAAAGCCTGAGACAACCGAACTGGTAGCAGGGCAAACGACAAAAGTAACGGTCACGGCTTACAACGGCGGCCAAGCAAAAGTCGGGAAGATCAATCTCGCGCTGAATGTACCAAAAGGCTGGCAAGCCAAGCCGCAATCGACCACGAGCTTCTCATCGCTCGGCTACAATCAGACGGTGAAAACGACTTTTGATGTCTCAGTTCCTTCTGATGCTGCTCTGTTCCAACCGTATGCCGCTCCTGCCATTACAGCAGATGTCAGCTACAGCTTTGCAGGCTCGACGGCGAATAGCCATGTGACACCAGCAGATGCCATTGCAGTTCTTCCATCTTTTTCTATGGTGCTGAGTCCAAATGCGACGGTTTTGAATACGCAGAAGCCAGAGGAGCCAATTCCGGTCAAGGTTACGGTGAAAAACTACAATCCAGGTGCAGCGAAAACAACCATCTCTCTCGATGTACCAAAAGGCTGGAGCGTAGAACCACAAGCAGCACCGCTCGCCTTTGAAGCCAAGGGAGAAACGAAGTCCGTTGCCTTTACGGTCAAAGCAGATGCTTCCGTCCAACCGGATAAGTACACGGTGACAGCAGTAGCGTCTGGCAGTGGAAAAGAGAGCCGACACGGAGCCCAAGTCATCCGTTACCCGCATATCGGCACGACGTACTTTGTCCAACCAGCGACGCTTGCCATCCAGGCATTTGACTTGAAGGTGCCGGAAGGATTGAAGGTCGGTTACGTATCCAGTGGCTTTGACAATATCGATCAGTATTTGTCCCAATTGGGAGTCGATGTGACCAATTTGTCGGCAAAAGATATCGAGTCTGGTGATCTGGATCAATACGATACGATCGTGCTGGGCATTCGCGCTTATGGTTTCCGACCTGAGCTGATTCCTTCGAATGCACGCTTGCTGAAATACGTGGAAAACGGCGGAAATCTGGTCGTGCAATACCACAAGCCAGAGGATAAATGGAAGCCGGAGTTGGCTCCTTATCCGATTAAAATCGGTGCTCCGCTGATTCAATGGCGTGTCACAGATGAAAACTCCAAAGTGACAGTATTGGCGCCTGATCATGCTTTGTTCCATTCGCCAAACAAAATCACGGAGAAAGATTGGGACAACTGGATTCAGGATCGTTCCGCTTACAACCCATCCGAGTGGGGCAAGGAATACACAGAGCTTATCTCCAATGGAGACGAAGGCGAGAAGGAATTTACGGGTACGTACCTCACTGCCAAGTATGGTAAAGGAACGTATACCTACAGCTCACTCGTGTGGTATCGCGAAATTCCGTCACTCGTACCGGGTGCGATCCGATTGTTTGTCAACATGATCAGCCCACAGCAGTAA
- a CDS encoding PIG-L family deacetylase, with amino-acid sequence MDKKSPKVQPTKLPCPTIPASVRTMQGEHGLLDLWKAIKPLATIASAMNTGAHPDDEHSAMLAYLALGRGVYTTSVIATRGEGGQNEIGCEQGTALGIIRTRELEEASSLSNVTLGILSEELDDPIHDFGFSKCAEETFRKWGEEVVYERLVRKIRELRPDVVIACFENEPTTHGHHRAITLLTQRAFHEAADPQIFPEHSQAGLLPWQMKKLYLPIMDNDDYHVAVPVGEYDQIYGSSYVQLGERSRFMHKTQGMGVHYDEGPTYNYYRLDASVFPAPEKERDFFSGLPVSFADLAQSIAAKGGQELAEVLHRMDDAATDVLNAYPRFAEVAQRVHHMKAMLASAQQEVSKASLDEETKVDLMYRLGLKEAQLNRASAEALSLVVKIKPETGEWVAGQTTTVTVTAYNGGSLEVEHVQLRMRVPAGWTAKPLTPTAFPRLAYNQTVCTVFEVSIPAKTELFHPYKPTVLDVEVLYFAFETASTIRVEPDSRVAVLPPYAVTLTPSDVVRNTLHTDETIPVKVTLKQYRPGSSTAKVALVVPAGWTAEPAFVDVPFSFRSETKTIAFTVHTTPQVTNGKYQISATVAGTDGVAEIAQDVQVIEYPHVGRTYFIRPATLTVQAFDLAIPKNQRIGYVSSGFDNMDKYLRAVGVNCLNLDANEIQSGDLSRYDTIVLGIRAYGFRRELIESNQRLLHYVENGGNLVVQYHKPEDKWKPHLAPYPIFIGESLIDWRVTNEQSDVRMLAPDHPMFQEPNVITQADWDGWVQERSIYNPSRWGSEYTELIATSDPGEPEFRGIFLTAHYGKGTYTYSSLAWFREIPQLVPGAFRLFVNMISQKQ; translated from the coding sequence ATGGACAAGAAATCACCGAAAGTGCAGCCGACCAAACTACCCTGCCCGACTATTCCCGCATCTGTTCGCACCATGCAGGGGGAACATGGACTGCTCGATCTGTGGAAAGCGATCAAGCCACTCGCTACCATTGCCAGTGCCATGAATACAGGTGCCCATCCGGACGATGAGCACAGTGCCATGCTCGCTTACTTGGCCCTGGGGAGAGGCGTGTATACCACCAGTGTGATCGCGACGAGAGGGGAAGGCGGCCAAAATGAAATCGGCTGCGAGCAAGGTACCGCGCTGGGGATTATCCGCACGCGTGAGCTGGAAGAAGCCTCATCTCTTAGCAATGTGACGCTTGGCATCTTAAGCGAAGAGCTGGATGATCCCATCCATGATTTCGGGTTCTCCAAATGCGCCGAAGAAACCTTCCGCAAATGGGGCGAAGAGGTCGTGTACGAGCGATTGGTTCGAAAAATTAGGGAGCTGCGCCCCGATGTCGTTATCGCTTGCTTTGAAAATGAACCGACGACACACGGACATCACCGGGCGATTACGTTGCTGACACAGCGAGCTTTCCACGAAGCAGCCGATCCACAGATCTTTCCTGAACATAGCCAGGCTGGACTTTTGCCGTGGCAAATGAAAAAGCTGTATCTGCCTATCATGGACAACGATGATTATCACGTCGCCGTACCCGTGGGGGAATACGACCAAATCTACGGCTCATCCTATGTGCAGCTTGGTGAGCGATCGAGGTTTATGCATAAGACACAGGGCATGGGAGTTCACTACGATGAAGGCCCGACCTACAATTACTATCGCCTGGATGCCTCGGTTTTTCCGGCACCGGAAAAAGAGCGCGACTTTTTTTCCGGACTGCCCGTCAGTTTTGCTGATCTGGCGCAGAGCATCGCTGCAAAAGGCGGGCAAGAACTTGCGGAAGTGCTTCACCGTATGGATGATGCGGCTACAGATGTATTGAATGCCTACCCGCGTTTTGCTGAGGTGGCTCAAAGGGTTCATCACATGAAGGCTATGCTTGCGTCTGCACAACAAGAAGTAAGCAAGGCTTCACTCGATGAAGAAACAAAGGTCGATTTGATGTATCGGCTAGGACTCAAGGAAGCGCAGCTAAACCGTGCCAGTGCGGAGGCTCTGTCTCTGGTTGTGAAAATCAAGCCGGAGACGGGCGAGTGGGTGGCGGGCCAGACGACAACGGTTACCGTAACGGCTTACAATGGCGGCTCGCTGGAGGTTGAGCATGTGCAGCTGCGTATGCGTGTCCCCGCTGGATGGACGGCGAAACCGCTCACGCCAACGGCTTTTCCACGACTTGCTTACAATCAGACGGTGTGCACCGTATTTGAGGTATCGATTCCTGCAAAGACGGAGCTGTTCCATCCTTACAAGCCGACTGTACTCGATGTCGAGGTGCTCTATTTCGCCTTCGAGACAGCCAGTACGATTCGCGTGGAGCCGGATAGCCGTGTAGCTGTGCTTCCGCCGTATGCCGTGACGCTGACCCCGTCCGATGTGGTGCGGAATACGTTGCATACGGATGAGACGATCCCGGTTAAGGTAACACTGAAACAGTACCGTCCGGGAAGCTCTACAGCCAAGGTCGCTCTCGTTGTCCCGGCAGGCTGGACAGCGGAGCCAGCCTTTGTCGATGTTCCGTTTTCTTTCCGGAGCGAGACGAAAACGATCGCTTTTACTGTTCATACCACACCGCAGGTGACGAATGGCAAATATCAGATCAGCGCTACGGTCGCGGGGACAGACGGTGTGGCAGAGATTGCGCAAGATGTGCAGGTCATTGAATACCCGCATGTTGGCCGAACGTATTTCATCCGGCCCGCTACGCTGACTGTTCAAGCCTTTGATCTGGCCATCCCGAAAAACCAACGGATCGGCTACGTATCCAGCGGCTTTGACAATATGGATAAATACTTGCGCGCGGTCGGGGTGAATTGTCTCAATCTCGACGCAAACGAAATCCAATCGGGCGATTTGTCCCGCTACGACACGATTGTACTCGGTATTCGTGCATACGGATTCCGGCGCGAATTAATCGAGAGCAATCAGCGTCTTTTGCACTATGTAGAAAACGGCGGAAACCTCGTCGTTCAATATCACAAGCCGGAGGACAAATGGAAGCCGCACTTGGCACCTTACCCCATTTTTATCGGTGAATCGCTAATCGATTGGCGGGTGACCAATGAGCAATCAGACGTCCGTATGCTGGCCCCTGACCATCCGATGTTCCAGGAGCCAAACGTCATTACCCAAGCAGACTGGGATGGATGGGTGCAAGAGCGCTCCATCTACAATCCTTCTCGCTGGGGAAGCGAGTATACCGAGCTGATTGCGACAAGTGATCCGGGAGAACCGGAGTTCCGCGGCATTTTCCTCACGGCGCACTATGGAAAAGGGACGTACACCTACAGCTCGCTTGCCTGGTTCCGCGAGATTCCACAGCTAGTCCCTGGCGCTTTTCGCTTGTTTGTCAACATGATCAGTCAGAAGCAGTAA
- a CDS encoding ABC transporter permease, with protein sequence MRAELQQAPTAARRKSITASPAFVYVLVSPLFLILLAYVVYPLFETFVASIKIDEEITWKNYIRFFSLEHTANLEALWNSIYISVLSVITCGIVGVTMAFLLERYEFPGRKILSVLALVPMALPPLIGVLSFTFLYGESGIIPRAIKELFGLAQVPFSLKGMWGVVVVHTFTMYTYFFMTATAAIKGLDPSLEEAAASLGANRFTVWRRIILPMLTPAMVASSLLVFMISMASYTAPLIFGIDRTMTMQIYLSRTNGDLDMAATQSTILSIVSVAFLLIMRWYQGARNYQNLSKGVSVHRTEIKSKAGRYTTIVLSFIGTIILMLPILVLVLISFSVDGTWTVQILPPEYTLSHYMDLFTDSKTWRPILNSLQLSAIAVIGIVIFGVAAAYAMVRLKFRGKTLLDVLIMLPWALPGTVVAINLIAAFSEPNAFSFGQVLIGTFWIIPLAYFVRHLPLVFRSTNATLMQMDPSVEEAARNLGASWWYSFRRVVFPMAWGGILAGTLLAFVQCIGEFVASILIFTPKTTPLSVAVFQRMYSNEFGTACAYGVLQIVVIIIVLFISRKLTGDKAGTAV encoded by the coding sequence TTGAGAGCAGAGTTGCAGCAAGCGCCGACAGCAGCCAGACGAAAGTCCATCACCGCTTCACCCGCCTTCGTCTACGTGCTGGTATCGCCACTCTTTTTAATATTGTTGGCGTATGTCGTTTATCCATTGTTCGAAACGTTCGTTGCGAGTATCAAAATCGATGAGGAAATTACGTGGAAAAACTACATTCGCTTTTTCAGTCTGGAGCATACCGCCAACCTGGAAGCGTTGTGGAACAGTATCTACATATCGGTTCTGAGTGTCATTACGTGCGGAATTGTCGGGGTTACGATGGCGTTTTTATTGGAGCGCTATGAGTTTCCGGGACGAAAAATTCTTTCTGTGCTGGCTTTGGTTCCGATGGCGTTGCCTCCACTGATTGGTGTTCTCTCGTTTACTTTTTTGTACGGAGAGAGCGGAATCATCCCACGGGCGATCAAAGAGCTGTTCGGGCTTGCCCAGGTTCCTTTCTCGTTAAAAGGAATGTGGGGTGTGGTCGTCGTTCATACGTTTACGATGTACACCTACTTCTTCATGACAGCTACAGCAGCAATCAAGGGGCTCGACCCGTCCTTGGAAGAGGCGGCAGCCAGTCTTGGAGCGAATCGCTTTACGGTTTGGCGGCGTATTATTTTGCCGATGCTCACGCCAGCCATGGTCGCGTCTTCTCTGTTGGTTTTCATGATTTCGATGGCTTCTTATACGGCACCGCTCATTTTCGGCATTGACCGGACGATGACGATGCAGATCTATCTGTCTCGCACCAATGGAGATTTGGACATGGCTGCGACACAGTCTACGATTCTTTCGATCGTTTCTGTGGCTTTTCTTTTGATCATGCGTTGGTACCAAGGCGCGCGCAACTACCAGAACTTGAGCAAAGGGGTCAGCGTGCATCGTACCGAGATCAAGAGCAAAGCGGGACGCTACACCACGATTGTGCTGTCTTTTATCGGTACAATCATTCTGATGTTGCCAATTCTCGTATTGGTACTCATCTCCTTCTCGGTAGATGGTACCTGGACGGTGCAAATATTACCTCCTGAGTATACCTTGTCGCATTACATGGATTTGTTCACGGATAGCAAGACATGGCGTCCAATTCTCAACAGCTTGCAGTTGTCTGCGATCGCGGTAATCGGGATCGTCATTTTCGGTGTAGCTGCGGCATATGCCATGGTTCGCCTCAAGTTTCGCGGGAAAACGCTTCTGGATGTGTTGATCATGCTACCATGGGCATTGCCAGGGACAGTCGTGGCGATCAACCTGATTGCAGCGTTCAGTGAGCCGAATGCATTCAGCTTTGGACAGGTTTTGATCGGAACATTCTGGATTATCCCGTTGGCGTATTTTGTCCGACATCTGCCACTTGTGTTTCGCTCTACCAATGCGACTTTGATGCAGATGGACCCATCTGTTGAGGAGGCTGCGCGAAATCTGGGTGCTTCCTGGTGGTACAGCTTTAGACGTGTCGTGTTCCCGATGGCTTGGGGTGGAATTCTCGCAGGTACGCTCTTGGCATTCGTCCAGTGTATCGGGGAATTCGTGGCTTCGATTCTGATCTTCACACCGAAGACAACGCCATTGTCTGTCGCTGTATTCCAACGCATGTACAGTAATGAATTTGGCACCGCTTGCGCCTATGGTGTCTTGCAAATCGTGGTCATCATCATCGTGTTGTTCATCTCCAGAAAACTGACCGGAGATAAGGCGGGAACTGCCGTGTAA
- a CDS encoding ABC transporter ATP-binding protein, with amino-acid sequence MSSVTLDHVYKRFGQAKGVEDVHIHIESGEFFTFLGPSGCGKTTTLRMIAGFYYPTEGHIRFGSQEVTSLPPHKRNTGMVFQNYALFPHMTVFENIAFGLQVRKVNKTDAKERVERIMKLVRLEGYGERRIDQLSGGQQQRVALARALVIEPQILLLDEPLSNLDAKLREETRFEIKRLQLELGITTIYVTHDQAEAMSMSDRIMVMQSGEVQQIGTPHEIYHRPVNRFVASFIGETNLWEGTVTGFDGDEVLVRTASGQMLSGLKENASPRAQLSVGEKVTMSIRPESVLESTGNEGQNVVKGSVVMSEFTGACVNYVTEVGSESLRSMSINLGRPIKQRGDAIGLHIPKESIYFAG; translated from the coding sequence ATGAGCAGCGTAACACTTGATCACGTTTACAAAAGGTTTGGCCAAGCAAAAGGGGTCGAAGATGTGCACATTCATATCGAATCAGGAGAGTTTTTTACTTTTCTCGGTCCGAGTGGCTGCGGCAAAACGACTACCCTGCGCATGATTGCCGGCTTTTATTATCCAACAGAAGGCCATATCCGCTTTGGATCACAGGAGGTTACATCTCTTCCTCCCCACAAGCGCAATACCGGGATGGTATTCCAAAACTACGCGTTGTTCCCGCACATGACTGTTTTTGAAAATATCGCGTTTGGCTTGCAGGTTCGGAAGGTGAACAAAACAGATGCAAAAGAGCGCGTAGAACGGATCATGAAGCTGGTACGTCTGGAGGGCTATGGCGAACGCCGCATTGATCAGCTTTCCGGGGGACAACAGCAACGGGTAGCACTGGCACGGGCGCTGGTCATCGAGCCGCAGATTCTGCTGTTGGATGAGCCGCTGTCCAATCTGGATGCGAAGCTTCGGGAAGAGACGCGTTTCGAGATCAAGAGACTCCAGCTGGAGCTGGGAATTACGACGATTTACGTCACGCACGATCAAGCAGAAGCGATGTCGATGTCAGACCGGATTATGGTCATGCAGAGCGGAGAAGTGCAGCAGATCGGAACACCGCATGAGATTTACCATCGTCCTGTAAACCGTTTTGTCGCTTCTTTTATCGGCGAGACGAATCTGTGGGAAGGGACAGTTACAGGATTTGACGGCGATGAAGTGCTGGTTCGCACAGCTTCTGGACAAATGCTTAGCGGATTGAAGGAAAATGCCTCTCCACGTGCACAGCTGTCTGTCGGGGAGAAAGTAACGATGTCCATTCGTCCTGAATCCGTTCTGGAGAGTACAGGCAATGAGGGACAAAATGTAGTGAAAGGCTCTGTTGTCATGTCTGAATTTACAGGGGCGTGTGTCAATTATGTCACGGAAGTAGGAAGTGAGAGCCTGCGCAGCATGTCCATCAACCTGGGACGACCGATTAAACAGCGCGGCGATGCCATCGGCCTACATATACCGAAAGAGAGCATTTATTTTGCCGGATAA